In Oryzias melastigma strain HK-1 linkage group LG18, ASM292280v2, whole genome shotgun sequence, one DNA window encodes the following:
- the btr12 gene encoding bloodthirsty-related gene family, member 12, translating into MAVGGALLCVGVSLSEWEERCEFQEELSTCWSQSHSREEEEEEERSLQPPTNMSIRSTGVLSEDQFTCSICLEVFLEPVSTPCGHSFCKACLQGYWNHSKKFLCPMCKKAYNRKPEMSVNRVLAEICSQFQGLTVASGSGTSPSQKGSINAGSDGGHPDLAGLDTGEFAQPGEVPCDACIGRKLKALKSCVNCAGSFCDSHLRHHKKVKTLMSHRLIEPTFNLAEKICKKHERLLDVYCRTDHICICSACAEASHKSHDITSIDHEYKKKTNNLGKKRSELKHLIKERSKKLEEIKQSIKVIKAGAQKELEDSWQVYAELQRLVEQSQAELVELIAMRQREAERHAQELARGLENELSQLKRRSQELEAHAHTKDKVVFLQNITTLSPSPEHTDWSSVSINTDLYLGTIRTSVSSLVDKFQEELKLLYGKELRKVQNYAGEVILDPITAQKNLVVSEDGQQVKYEERKVSHSDGPKRFSPALFILAREGFSSGRHYWEVDVARKTAWTLGVARGSARRKGEIKLCPEGGYWCLWLKDGEVKALAASRLPLMLPFHPTKVGIFLDYEAGQVSFYDVKARQHLYTFMDKFNESVYPIFSPCLTQDGKNAAALVLTHVKHS; encoded by the exons ATGGCTGTGGGAGGGGCTCTGCTATGTGTGGGCGTGTCCCTCTCAGAGTGGGAGGAGCGCTGTGAGTTTCAGGAAGAGCTGAGCACCTGTTGGAGTCAGAGTCacagcagagaggaggaagaggaggaagaaaggaGCCTTCAACCGCCGACAAACATGA GTATCCGCTCCACAGGAGTCCTCTCGGAGGACCAGTTCACCTGCTCCATCTGTCTGGAGGTGTTCCTGGAGCCCGTCTCCACACCCTGCGGCCACAGCTTCTGCAAGGCCTGCCTCCAGGGCTACTGGAACCACAGCAAGAAGTTCCTGTGCCCCATGTGCAAGAAGGCCTACAACCGCAAACCCGAGATGAGTGTCAACCGGGTTCTGGCCGAAATTTGCTCGCAGTTCCAGGGCCTGACGGTTGCCAGTGGTTCCGGGACGAGTCCATCGCAGAAGGGCTCCATAAATGCGGGCTCAGATGGGGGACACCCCGACCTTGCGGGGCTGGATACTGGCGAGTTTGCCCAGCCCGGAGAGGTTCCCTGTGATGCCTGCATTGGAAGGAAGCTGAAGGCGCTGAAGTCTTGCGTGAACTGTGCCGGATCGTTCTGTGACTCTCACCTGAGACATCACAAGAAG GTGAAGACTCTCATGTCACACCGCCTGATCGAGCCCACCTTCAACCTGGCGGAGAAGATCTGCAAGAAACACGAGCGCCTCCTGGACGTGTACTGCCGCACGGACCACATCTGCATCTGCAGCGCCTGCGCCGAGGCCTCGCACAAGTCCCACGACATCACGTCCATCGACCACGAGTACAAGAAGAAGACG AATAATCtggggaagaagcggtctgagCTGAAGCATCTGATCAAAGAAAGATCCAAGAAACTGGAGGAGATCAAACAGTCCATAAAAGTCATAAAG GCCGGCGCTCAGAAGGAACTGGAGGACAGCTGGCAGGTGTACGCCGAGCTGCAGCGGCTGGTGGAGCAGAGCCAGGCGGAGCTGGTGGAGCTGATCGCCATGCGGCAGCGGGAGGCGGAGCGCCACGCTCAGGAGCTGGCTAGAGGTCTGGAAAACGAACTGAGCCAGCTGAAGAGGAGGAGCCAGGAGTTGGAGGCCCACGCTCACACCAAGGACAAAGTGGTTTTCCTTCAG AACATTACGACATTGTCACCGTCACCAGAGCACACCGACTGGTCATCGGTCAGCATCAACACCGACCTCTACCTGGGAACCATCCGCACCTCCGTCAGCAGCCTGGTGGACAAGTTCCAGGAGGAGCTGAAGCTCTTGTACGGCAAAG AGCTCCGGAAGGTGCAGAACTATGCAG GTGAGGTGATTCTTGACCCGATCACCGCCCAGAAGAACCTGGTGGTGTCAGAGGACGGTCAGCAGGTCAAATACGAGGAGCGCAAGGTTTCCCACTCCGACGGGCCCAAGCGCTTCAGCCCGGCGCTCTTCATCCTGGCTCGGGAGGGCTTCAGCTCGGGGCGCCACTACTGGGAGGTGGACGTGGCACGCAAGACCGCCTGGACCCTCGGCGTGGCCCGGGGCTCGGCACGCCGGAAGGGCGAGATCAAGCTGTGTCCCGAGGGGGGCTACTGGTGCCTGTGGCTGAAGGACGGTGAGGTGAAAGCCCTGGCGGCGTCCCGCCTCCCCCTCATGCTGCCGTTCCACCCCACCAAAGTGGGAATCTTCCTGGATTACGAAGCCGGACAGGTTTCCTTCTACGACGTGAAGGCGCGTCAGCACCTGTACACCTTCATGGACAAGTTCAACGAGAGCGTGTACCCCATTTTCAGCCCCTGCCTCACCCAGGACGGGAAGAACGCTGCTGCGCTGGTTCTGACCCACGTGAAGCACAGCTGA